From Pseudomonas sp. stari2:
TCGGCGCGGTCACCAGCATCTGCCAGCGTTCTTCGTCAGCCGTCACGCCGAGGTCGGCGCGGCTCTGGCCATTGCCGATCAGCTCGCCGTGATAACTGCGTCCTTCCGGCACCCAGAACTGCAATTTATACATGCCGGTGGCGAGGATCATCGGGCCGATCACGCCGAGCAGGATCAACAGCAGTTGAATGCGCCCGCGGCGGCGACCGGCCGGGGCCTTGGCATCAGACATGCTGGGTGGATTCATGGCCGCTCCCATGGTGTTTCTCCTTCGCGTTGTGCAATCCGAGGTAGATGTAGAGACCGAACAGGGCGGTGGCCATGGCGAACCACTGCACGGCGTAGCCGAGGTGTTTTTCCGGGCCCATGGCAACCACCGGCCAGTCGGCCTGGTAGCTGGCGGGGCCAGGTTCTGCGCGCAGCTCGTAAGCGAAGCCGTCGCGCTCGAGGGTTTTCCACAATTTGGCGGGTTCGACGGCGGTGACGGTTTGCGGCCAGATGCTGCTGACCGGGTCGGCGTGCAACTGGAAGGTCGTGCCGTGGGCGACATACACCCAGGCATCGACATTCACCGCATCGGCCGGGGTCTTGAATTGCGGGGTAACACGCCGGTCCGGCCATGGCAGCCAACCGCGATTGACCAGCAGCCACAGGCCGGTGCGTTGATCCTGAAACGGTTGCAGCAATTCGACGCCGACCTTGCCGTCACGCTGCCTGTTGTCCAGCAGCAGGCTGTGCGCCGCATCGAACTGGCCGTGCAGATGTACCCGGCGAAAGGCCGGGTCGGCGCTGTGCAGCAACTCGGTGCTGGCCATCGGCTCGGCGGCCCGGCGCTCGGCGTAACTGGCGAGCAGGGCGGTTTTCTCCGCGCCCCGGCCCAGTTGCCAGAAGCCCAGCGAAATCAGCAGCGGCAGCAGCAAGGCGACCACCAGCGTCGGCACGACGCCCGGCCGGAAGCGCTTCATGGCCGCGCCAGAAAAGCAGTGAATGCGACCGCTATACTTGATTGCATCGCCTGTACCCCCGGAGTCTTCCCATGCTCAAAGCAGCTATCGTCCTGATGCTGATTGCCACGGTGATCAGCCTGTTCAGCGGCCTGTTTTTCCTGGTCAAGGACGACAGCAGCTCGAATCGCCTGGTCATCGCCTTGAGTGTTCGGGTGGCATTGGCCGCTTGCACCGTCGGCTTGATTGCCTGGGGTTTCTACAGCGGCCAACTGGTGTCGCACGCGCCCTGGTAGCTCTGTCCGATCCTCAGAGCACGTAAACGAAGATGAACAGACCGATCCACACCACGTCGACGAAGTGCCAGTACCAGCTCGCGGCTTCGAAGCCGAACTGGTGCTCGTTGTCGAAGTGCCCGCGCATGATCCGCATGAGCATCACGAACAGAATGATCGTGCCGATGGTCACGTGAGCGCCGTGGAACCCGGTGAGCATGAAGAACGTCGCGCCGTAGATGCCCGAACCGAGGGTCAGCCCCAGTTCGTGATAGGCGTGCATGTACTCCTCGGCCTGCAACGCGAGGA
This genomic window contains:
- a CDS encoding twin transmembrane helix small protein codes for the protein MLKAAIVLMLIATVISLFSGLFFLVKDDSSSNRLVIALSVRVALAACTVGLIAWGFYSGQLVSHAPW
- a CDS encoding SURF1 family protein, with product MKRFRPGVVPTLVVALLLPLLISLGFWQLGRGAEKTALLASYAERRAAEPMASTELLHSADPAFRRVHLHGQFDAAHSLLLDNRQRDGKVGVELLQPFQDQRTGLWLLVNRGWLPWPDRRVTPQFKTPADAVNVDAWVYVAHGTTFQLHADPVSSIWPQTVTAVEPAKLWKTLERDGFAYELRAEPGPASYQADWPVVAMGPEKHLGYAVQWFAMATALFGLYIYLGLHNAKEKHHGSGHESTQHV